The Halorhabdus sp. BNX81 genome includes a region encoding these proteins:
- a CDS encoding DUF58 domain-containing protein, giving the protein MRVERFRSMRAYAIILIAAGIVTATPMLVIAATLPLVFVLQGAVARSPSVEQVRVRRDLDPETPLPGQPVEVTLTVENVGDGAIPDLRFVDGVPDELGVTAGSPIGGGSLRSGASLSQTYTLVADRGVYQFDPVTLRARNLSGTRRSTETVEPSGEDRFECRVAIEDVPIRQDTTAYAGQLATDTGGPGIEFYATREYQPGDPVKRIDWNQYARTGSLSTVEYREQRVAHIAVITDSRPPAHVAATQTQPTGATLSAYAATLAVEVLAGEGHHVSAGALGIADPETGTGPPAWVGVEERASFAAHAGAVFNAAATGTKTTDQRATAADAGAAGTDQPTAAADGGRQFQRLRAQLPAGAQVLLCSPVTDDAVVDLVEQLRAEDHAVTVLSPQTAPGTVGGRVAAVERAGRIDQLRMLGAAVVDWSREEKLPIALARTLETGVR; this is encoded by the coding sequence ATGAGGGTCGAACGCTTCCGGAGTATGCGAGCGTATGCGATCATACTGATCGCTGCCGGGATCGTGACGGCGACGCCCATGCTGGTGATCGCCGCGACGCTCCCGCTCGTGTTCGTCCTCCAGGGTGCCGTTGCCCGCAGTCCCTCGGTGGAGCAGGTTCGCGTCCGGCGTGACCTCGACCCGGAGACGCCGCTGCCCGGCCAACCGGTCGAGGTAACCCTCACGGTGGAGAACGTCGGCGACGGGGCGATCCCCGATCTCCGGTTCGTCGACGGCGTCCCGGACGAACTCGGCGTCACGGCGGGATCACCCATCGGTGGCGGGTCGCTTCGGTCCGGGGCGAGTCTCTCACAAACCTATACACTCGTCGCCGACAGGGGTGTCTACCAGTTTGACCCGGTTACCCTCCGGGCACGCAACCTCAGCGGGACTCGCCGCTCGACTGAAACCGTCGAGCCGTCCGGCGAGGATCGCTTCGAGTGTCGTGTCGCGATCGAGGACGTGCCGATCCGTCAGGACACCACCGCGTATGCCGGCCAACTGGCGACCGACACCGGCGGCCCGGGGATCGAGTTCTACGCGACACGCGAGTACCAGCCCGGCGACCCGGTCAAACGGATCGACTGGAACCAGTACGCCAGGACCGGCTCGCTCTCGACGGTGGAGTATCGCGAGCAACGTGTTGCACACATCGCGGTGATCACTGACAGCCGGCCGCCCGCCCACGTTGCGGCCACACAGACACAGCCGACCGGCGCGACGCTGTCGGCGTATGCCGCGACGCTCGCCGTCGAGGTGCTCGCCGGCGAGGGGCATCACGTCTCGGCGGGTGCGCTCGGGATCGCCGATCCGGAAACGGGGACGGGGCCGCCCGCGTGGGTCGGCGTCGAGGAACGCGCGTCGTTTGCCGCCCACGCCGGGGCAGTGTTCAACGCCGCCGCGACGGGGACGAAGACGACCGACCAACGGGCGACCGCGGCCGATGCCGGGGCGGCCGGGACCGACCAGCCGACGGCGGCTGCCGACGGGGGCCGGCAGTTTCAACGCCTCCGGGCACAGCTCCCGGCCGGCGCGCAGGTGCTGTTGTGTTCGCCGGTCACCGACGACGCCGTTGTCGACCTCGTCGAACAGCTCCGGGCCGAGGACCATGCGGTCACGGTGCTCTCGCCCCAGACGGCTCCCGGGACGGTCGGCGGTCGGGTCGCCGCCGTCGAGCGGGCTGGCCGGATCGATCAACTCCGCATGCTCGGGGCGGCCGTCGTCGATTGGTCACGCGAAGAGAAACTCCCGATCGCGCTGGCACGAACGCTCGAAACGGGGGTGCGGTGA
- a CDS encoding 23S rRNA (uridine(2552)-2'-O)-methyltransferase has product MSGKDKYYNRAKQQGYRARSAFKLRQLDETADLLGAERTVVDLGAAPGGWLQVAAERLGDGGRVVGVDRQRIDPLEDPDVPVETIRGDITDESTVEAITDAVGEANLVLSDMAPNVTGEYDLDHARSVHLARQAFEVSLDVLGAGGDLVVKVFDGRDLDDLKSDIEGEFEYVREVRPDASRDSSSELYLVAKHHLTAPVREGDTVEVEIVDTGEEGDGIAKVEGFTLFVAGVEEGETVTVRVDDVKPQYGFAQPVQ; this is encoded by the coding sequence ATGAGCGGGAAGGACAAGTACTACAACCGGGCCAAACAGCAGGGCTATCGCGCCCGTTCGGCGTTCAAACTCCGGCAACTCGACGAGACGGCCGACTTACTGGGTGCGGAGCGGACCGTGGTCGACCTGGGCGCGGCCCCCGGTGGCTGGCTCCAGGTCGCCGCCGAGCGCCTCGGTGACGGCGGCCGCGTCGTCGGCGTCGACCGCCAGCGCATCGACCCGCTGGAGGATCCTGACGTTCCCGTCGAGACGATCCGCGGCGACATCACCGACGAATCGACGGTCGAAGCCATCACCGACGCCGTTGGCGAGGCCAACCTCGTGCTCTCGGACATGGCCCCGAACGTCACCGGCGAGTACGACCTCGATCACGCCCGGTCGGTCCACCTCGCCCGCCAGGCGTTCGAGGTGTCTCTGGACGTTCTCGGGGCCGGCGGCGACCTCGTCGTGAAGGTCTTCGACGGTCGTGATCTGGATGACTTGAAAAGCGACATCGAGGGAGAGTTCGAGTACGTCCGGGAGGTCCGGCCCGATGCCTCGCGGGATTCCTCCTCGGAACTTTATCTCGTGGCCAAACATCACCTGACAGCCCCCGTCCGGGAGGGCGATACGGTCGAGGTCGAGATCGTCGATACCGGCGAGGAGGGCGACGGGATCGCGAAGGTCGAGGGATTCACGCTGTTCGTCGCCGGTGTCGAGGAGGGCGAGACGGTCACGGTTCGCGTCGACGACGTCAAGCCCCAGTACGGGTTCGCCCAACCCGTTCAGTAA
- a CDS encoding UDP-N-acetylglucosamine 2-epimerase: protein MPGDLTIYDDRLARQMDAGEFVLAVVTATKPDFYKQAPVVTAAREAGVPTFVLHTGQHYDDVLGHGLAEYGIEDRVAVDLSIRGSLSEKTAQVHRRIDELTDHLAEKWPDTTVLPIVHGDTHAAGIVPQAWLFATNQAVAHNEAGLRGMSPDFESHADPEAFVEAQWNGEWSINRAEPFPEQYDTFVGSAGSIYQFAPVELNREHLQNEGYPAEVDGQERIPVVGNSVVDAIEMKRDADLEESIFDIYPVLEERDDWIRVDIHRRANLLPDRFEAIVEGVIGLVEAGYNVNFVELTATEQALKEYGYREKLLELAENRENFLFTGLWKKHAHVYEFLTSGQCFAEFTDSGSMQEELNYIDEAICLTARFNTDRPETVFEAKTNLLVPPIDGEFVTDMIEYVAETDTVREEIQTGPNLYGGDVGETIVEFLQEKRAESTFDWAHDRVGFSTSEQDFEYL from the coding sequence ATGCCCGGCGACCTGACGATCTACGACGATCGCCTCGCCCGCCAGATGGACGCGGGGGAGTTCGTCCTCGCGGTCGTGACGGCGACCAAACCAGACTTCTACAAACAGGCCCCCGTCGTGACGGCCGCCCGCGAGGCCGGCGTGCCCACGTTCGTCCTCCACACCGGCCAGCACTACGACGACGTCCTCGGCCACGGCCTCGCCGAGTACGGCATCGAGGATCGCGTCGCCGTCGACCTCTCGATCCGTGGCAGTCTCTCAGAGAAGACGGCCCAGGTCCACCGTCGGATCGACGAACTGACCGACCACCTCGCCGAGAAGTGGCCCGACACGACAGTCTTGCCGATCGTCCACGGCGACACCCACGCCGCCGGCATCGTCCCGCAGGCGTGGTTGTTCGCCACGAACCAGGCCGTCGCCCACAACGAGGCGGGCCTCCGGGGGATGTCGCCGGACTTCGAGAGCCACGCCGATCCCGAAGCCTTCGTTGAGGCCCAATGGAACGGCGAGTGGTCGATCAACCGCGCCGAACCCTTCCCCGAGCAGTACGACACCTTCGTCGGCTCGGCGGGCTCGATCTACCAGTTCGCCCCCGTCGAACTCAATCGCGAGCACCTCCAAAACGAGGGCTACCCCGCAGAAGTCGACGGACAGGAGCGCATCCCCGTCGTCGGCAACAGCGTCGTCGACGCCATCGAGATGAAGCGCGATGCCGATCTCGAAGAGAGCATCTTCGACATCTATCCCGTCCTGGAGGAACGCGACGACTGGATCCGGGTGGACATCCACCGCCGGGCGAACCTCCTGCCCGACCGCTTCGAAGCCATCGTCGAGGGCGTCATCGGCCTGGTCGAGGCCGGCTACAACGTCAACTTCGTCGAGCTGACCGCGACCGAACAGGCCCTCAAAGAGTACGGCTACCGCGAGAAGCTGCTGGAGCTCGCCGAGAACCGGGAGAACTTCCTCTTTACCGGCCTCTGGAAGAAACACGCCCACGTCTACGAGTTTCTCACCTCCGGGCAGTGTTTCGCGGAGTTCACCGACTCGGGCAGCATGCAGGAGGAACTCAACTACATCGACGAGGCGATCTGCCTGACGGCGCGGTTCAACACCGACCGCCCGGAGACAGTCTTCGAGGCGAAGACGAACCTCCTGGTGCCGCCGATCGACGGCGAGTTCGTCACCGACATGATCGAGTACGTCGCCGAGACCGACACCGTCCGCGAGGAGATCCAGACCGGGCCGAACCTCTACGGTGGGGATGTCGGCGAGACGATCGTCGAGTTCCTCCAGGAAAAGCGAGCCGAGTCGACGTTCGACTGGGCGCACGACCGCGTGGGCTTCTCGACGAGCGAGCAGGACTTCGAGTATCTCTGA
- the hemG gene encoding protoporphyrinogen oxidase yields MTVAVIGAGMSGLSTTHFLAEQGAEVRTFEASDEPGGIVRSTTVEGHVLERGPQRLRLSKPVESLVETLDLRDELRFGDDDQPLFAYDDGQLRRMPLSVRDAITTDLLSWRGKARVLLEPLTGGAKPNETVEAYLTRKFGHEVATRFAGPLYSGLYGTDADDMYVEYSLGKALDRFGVEGSLLVFMLKKLLQGTETPPIVSFEDGLQTLPEAMYDAHAESIDLETPVTGVERDGEDYLVHTEDGTERAETVVFTTPAPTTAALLEDVDSEAAGTVSQFAYNPIGVVHLHSDFDGTGHGFHIIDDGFKTDGSTWNHSMLGRDGVFTSYVGSGDSEFLDADPAVIGRRAAEEFETVTGAAATVLDAAVLRPGMPAYDRSWAALDELSLPDGIEICASFMSRAGIVGRIAGGKRTAATIAEE; encoded by the coding sequence ATGACGGTCGCCGTCATCGGGGCCGGGATGTCCGGACTCTCGACGACGCACTTTCTCGCGGAGCAAGGGGCCGAGGTCAGGACCTTCGAGGCCTCGGACGAGCCGGGCGGTATCGTCCGGTCGACGACCGTCGAGGGCCACGTCCTCGAACGGGGACCGCAGCGACTCCGACTCTCGAAACCCGTCGAATCGCTGGTCGAGACGCTCGATCTTCGTGACGAATTGCGCTTCGGCGACGACGACCAGCCCCTCTTTGCCTACGACGACGGACAGCTCCGCCGGATGCCACTGTCAGTCCGGGACGCGATCACGACTGACCTGCTCTCCTGGCGCGGCAAGGCCCGCGTCCTGCTCGAACCGCTGACTGGCGGGGCAAAGCCGAACGAGACCGTCGAGGCGTACCTCACCCGGAAGTTCGGGCACGAAGTCGCGACCCGGTTCGCGGGCCCGCTGTACAGCGGTCTCTACGGCACGGACGCCGACGACATGTACGTCGAGTACTCCCTTGGCAAGGCGCTCGATCGCTTCGGCGTCGAGGGGAGCCTGCTTGTGTTCATGCTGAAGAAGTTGCTCCAGGGCACCGAGACCCCGCCGATCGTCTCCTTCGAGGACGGCCTCCAGACACTCCCGGAGGCGATGTACGACGCCCACGCCGAATCGATCGACCTCGAAACTCCCGTGACCGGTGTCGAGCGGGACGGCGAAGACTATCTCGTCCACACCGAGGACGGGACCGAGCGGGCCGAGACCGTCGTGTTCACCACGCCGGCCCCGACGACCGCTGCGCTGCTCGAAGACGTCGACAGCGAGGCCGCCGGGACGGTCAGTCAGTTCGCCTACAACCCGATCGGCGTCGTCCACCTCCATTCGGACTTCGACGGCACGGGCCATGGCTTTCACATCATCGACGACGGATTCAAAACGGACGGCAGTACCTGGAATCACAGCATGCTCGGCCGCGATGGCGTGTTCACGTCCTACGTCGGGAGCGGCGATTCGGAGTTCTTAGACGCCGACCCCGCGGTCATCGGACGACGAGCGGCCGAGGAGTTCGAGACCGTCACCGGCGCGGCGGCCACGGTGCTTGACGCGGCCGTCCTCCGGCCAGGGATGCCGGCATACGATCGATCGTGGGCTGCGCTGGACGAACTCTCGCTTCCGGACGGGATCGAGATCTGTGCGAGTTTCATGAGTCGAGCCGGGATCGTGGGTCGGATCGCCGGCGGCAAGCGGACGGCAGCGACTATCGCCGAGGAATAA
- a CDS encoding methylglyoxal synthase, which translates to MTRIALIAHDDEKPEMIDFVQEHEPQLSEYELVCTGTTGKRIMEETDLSVERKQSGPLGGDTQIGAEVAADRLDGIIFLRDPLTAQPHEPDITALLRICDVHDTPMATTRTSAEFLVEGLANA; encoded by the coding sequence ATGACCCGAATCGCACTCATCGCCCACGACGACGAAAAGCCCGAGATGATCGACTTCGTTCAAGAGCACGAACCTCAACTCTCGGAATACGAACTCGTCTGTACGGGGACGACCGGCAAGCGAATCATGGAAGAGACCGATCTCTCCGTCGAACGCAAACAATCCGGTCCACTCGGCGGCGACACCCAGATCGGTGCCGAGGTCGCCGCTGACCGACTCGACGGGATTATCTTCCTTCGTGACCCGCTGACCGCCCAACCCCACGAACCCGACATTACGGCACTGCTACGTATCTGTGACGTCCACGACACGCCCATGGCCACGACGCGAACCTCCGCCGAGTTCCTGGTTGAAGGGCTGGCGAACGCGTAA
- a CDS encoding metallophosphoesterase family protein, whose translation MRIAVIADMHGNKVALEAVAGDMPEVDAVVCAGDVVGYNPWPGFCVDWIRERDVPTVRGNHDRAVATGEYPGFNDMAAAGVEHAREQLSDGQREWLGALPTERMLFDGRVKMVHGHPDNPDHYTHPSEFSPGLLGEEDVLVLGHTHVQSHEKYGDGIVLNPGSVGQPRDGDPGAAYALVDLDAMTVEQRRVRYDVGAVMDAVEEAGLPRRVGTRLSRGQ comes from the coding sequence ATGCGTATCGCCGTCATCGCCGACATGCATGGGAACAAAGTGGCACTGGAGGCCGTCGCGGGGGACATGCCCGAGGTCGACGCCGTCGTCTGTGCGGGGGACGTGGTCGGGTACAATCCCTGGCCCGGGTTCTGCGTCGACTGGATCCGCGAGCGCGACGTGCCGACGGTCAGGGGGAATCACGACCGGGCGGTCGCCACAGGTGAGTACCCAGGCTTCAACGACATGGCGGCGGCCGGCGTCGAACACGCACGCGAGCAACTCTCGGATGGACAACGGGAATGGCTCGGGGCATTGCCGACCGAACGGATGCTGTTCGACGGCCGGGTGAAGATGGTCCACGGCCATCCGGACAACCCCGATCATTACACCCATCCTTCCGAGTTCAGTCCGGGGCTGCTCGGCGAGGAGGACGTCCTGGTGCTCGGTCACACGCACGTCCAGAGCCACGAGAAATACGGCGACGGCATCGTCCTGAATCCTGGCAGCGTCGGCCAGCCACGCGACGGCGATCCGGGCGCGGCCTACGCACTGGTCGATCTCGACGCGATGACCGTCGAGCAGCGTCGTGTGCGCTACGACGTCGGCGCGGTGATGGACGCCGTTGAGGAGGCCGGGCTCCCGCGGCGGGTCGGGACGCGCCTCTCACGCGGGCAGTGA
- a CDS encoding tRNA(Ile)(2)-agmatinylcytidine synthase produces MTVIGIDDTDSRTAGMCTTYLAARTADRLAADWALRRRVLVRLNPAVEHKTRGNAALAIHTDAPVDAAREVVRDELPLAETDDPRTNPGVVLTSESAAEVPEAVGDFARDAVRDFHDVADARALIDRLEYDTLEAGNGRGLIGALAALGAWRAFDEWTYEHISYREVDRRGTPREVDAESVFAAAEAGYPDAWDTVDRDEGELVCVPHAPGPILHGIRGDDADVVREVAADIESESIERTALFVTNQGTDAHLRKGAVETVRDGRAYRVTGTVTEPPETREGGHVFLTIAGEGGEDLPCAAFEPTKRFRDRVRALRVGDRVTVCGEVGDGTLKLEKFAVRDLVETERVTPTCPDCGRTMESAGRGQGYRCRDCGTTAAGKAEREIDRELEVGWYEVPPCARRHIAKPLVRGGYDAPVHPER; encoded by the coding sequence GTGACAGTCATCGGTATCGACGACACGGACTCCCGGACGGCGGGGATGTGTACGACCTACCTCGCCGCCCGGACCGCCGATCGACTGGCGGCTGACTGGGCGCTCCGGCGGCGGGTACTCGTCCGGCTGAATCCCGCTGTCGAGCACAAGACACGAGGGAACGCCGCACTCGCGATCCACACCGATGCACCCGTCGATGCCGCCCGGGAAGTCGTCCGCGACGAACTCCCGCTGGCCGAGACTGACGACCCACGCACGAACCCCGGCGTCGTCCTCACGAGTGAGTCGGCGGCTGAGGTCCCGGAAGCCGTTGGCGACTTCGCTCGCGACGCCGTCCGGGACTTTCACGACGTCGCCGACGCCCGCGCCCTGATCGACCGGCTTGAGTACGACACCCTGGAGGCGGGCAACGGCCGCGGGCTGATCGGTGCGCTCGCGGCGCTCGGGGCCTGGCGGGCGTTCGACGAATGGACGTACGAGCATATTTCTTATCGCGAGGTGGACCGCCGGGGGACACCCCGCGAGGTCGACGCCGAATCCGTCTTCGCGGCCGCCGAAGCGGGCTATCCCGACGCCTGGGACACCGTCGACCGCGACGAGGGCGAACTCGTCTGCGTTCCCCACGCGCCGGGGCCGATCCTCCACGGCATCCGCGGTGACGACGCCGACGTCGTCCGCGAGGTCGCCGCCGACATCGAGAGTGAATCCATCGAGCGAACCGCCCTGTTCGTCACCAACCAGGGGACCGACGCCCACCTGCGCAAGGGGGCAGTCGAGACCGTTCGGGACGGCCGGGCTTACCGGGTGACCGGAACCGTAACCGAACCGCCCGAGACCCGCGAGGGCGGCCACGTCTTCCTCACGATCGCTGGAGAAGGTGGCGAGGACCTGCCTTGCGCCGCCTTCGAGCCGACCAAACGCTTTCGCGACCGCGTTCGCGCGCTTCGGGTCGGCGACCGCGTCACCGTCTGTGGCGAGGTCGGCGACGGCACGCTCAAACTCGAGAAGTTCGCCGTCCGTGATCTCGTCGAGACTGAGCGCGTCACGCCAACATGCCCCGACTGCGGTCGGACGATGGAGAGCGCCGGTCGGGGACAGGGCTATCGCTGCCGGGACTGTGGCACGACGGCCGCCGGGAAAGCCGAGCGTGAAATCGACCGCGAGCTGGAGGTGGGATGGTACGAGGTCCCGCCGTGTGCCCGCCGACACATCGCCAAACCGCTCGTCAGGGGCGGGTACGACGCGCCCGTCCATCCCGAGCGGTGA
- a CDS encoding transcriptional regulator has translation MSRSALVGNVIAMLEDAGFLVSDRCAIRPKSFDIAARRGEDTILVKILGNIDAFDGHTGAEMRRLGEYLEATPLVIGLRTRDEELKPGVVYFRHGVPVFSPNTAMDYFVEEVPPLIYAAPGGLYVNIDSDILADAREERDWSLGKLANELGVSRRTVSKYENGMDASVEVAAALDDLFDKPLTSPVNVLEEGEDVREDDSMPDEPEVDPDDEQLVTVLTRVGFDVHPTNRAPFKTVSEDEDDGEADRMLTGHSELNEAARKRARIMASVGRVTGARSVYVVERATRESLEGTALVEEEEMDDIEVAEELRELIRERSEKPA, from the coding sequence ATGTCACGGTCGGCACTGGTCGGTAACGTCATCGCCATGCTGGAGGACGCGGGATTCCTCGTCAGCGACCGGTGTGCGATTCGACCGAAGAGTTTCGACATCGCGGCTCGCCGGGGGGAGGACACCATCCTGGTGAAGATCCTCGGCAACATCGACGCCTTCGACGGCCACACCGGCGCTGAGATGCGACGCCTCGGGGAGTATCTGGAGGCGACCCCGCTGGTGATCGGCCTCCGGACACGTGACGAGGAGCTCAAGCCGGGCGTCGTGTACTTCCGCCATGGTGTGCCCGTCTTCAGCCCGAACACGGCCATGGACTACTTCGTAGAAGAGGTCCCGCCGCTCATCTATGCGGCCCCAGGCGGGCTGTACGTCAACATCGACAGCGACATCCTCGCCGACGCCCGCGAGGAGCGCGACTGGAGCCTGGGCAAGCTCGCCAACGAACTCGGCGTCTCCCGACGGACCGTCTCGAAGTACGAGAACGGGATGGACGCCAGCGTCGAGGTTGCGGCCGCACTCGATGACCTCTTCGATAAGCCACTCACCTCACCGGTCAACGTCCTTGAGGAGGGCGAGGACGTCCGGGAGGACGACTCGATGCCAGACGAACCGGAGGTCGATCCCGACGACGAACAGCTCGTGACAGTGCTGACTCGCGTCGGGTTCGACGTCCATCCGACGAACCGGGCACCGTTCAAGACCGTCAGCGAAGACGAAGACGACGGCGAGGCCGATCGCATGCTCACGGGTCACTCGGAACTCAACGAGGCCGCCAGAAAGCGCGCCCGGATCATGGCGTCGGTCGGCCGGGTCACGGGTGCCCGATCGGTCTACGTCGTCGAGCGCGCCACCCGTGAGTCCCTGGAAGGGACGGCCCTCGTCGAGGAGGAGGAGATGGACGACATCGAGGTGGCCGAGGAACTGCGGGAGTTGATCCGCGAACGCAGCGAGAAGCCTGCCTGA
- a CDS encoding AAA family ATPase, producing the protein MGTSLRAEEATEAIDAVIDRIGSAVIVEREFLETVVTGLLARGHVLLEDVPGTGKTLTAVALGDALDLTYNRIQFTPDLLPSDITGTHVYDEHEGEFRFQRGPVFANIVLADEINRAPPKTQSALLEAMDEGQVTVGGETYDLPEPFFVIATQNPIEQEGTFQLPEAQRDRFVVKTSMGYPDRAGELELIDRRAGRTAMMPTVESVVTAEEVTQLRSLPEHVDMKTNVREYLVDLARRSREDPRVDVGVSPRGIQRFFEAARARALVAGRTYVAPDDVKAIAPAVMTHRLVLTAEAGIRDVEASNVVADILDNVDVPGATAQAED; encoded by the coding sequence ATGGGTACTTCCTTGCGTGCCGAAGAGGCGACCGAGGCGATCGACGCCGTCATCGACCGGATCGGGAGTGCTGTCATCGTCGAACGGGAGTTCCTGGAGACGGTCGTGACTGGACTGCTCGCCCGTGGGCACGTCCTGCTCGAAGACGTGCCGGGGACCGGCAAGACACTGACAGCCGTTGCGCTCGGCGACGCGCTCGACCTGACGTACAACCGGATCCAGTTCACGCCCGACCTCCTGCCGAGCGACATCACCGGCACTCACGTCTATGACGAACACGAGGGCGAGTTTCGCTTCCAGCGCGGCCCGGTGTTCGCGAACATCGTCCTGGCCGACGAGATCAACCGCGCCCCGCCGAAAACCCAGTCGGCGCTACTGGAAGCCATGGACGAGGGACAGGTGACCGTCGGCGGGGAGACCTACGACCTCCCGGAGCCGTTTTTTGTGATCGCGACCCAGAACCCGATCGAACAGGAGGGCACCTTCCAGTTACCCGAAGCCCAGCGGGACCGTTTCGTCGTCAAAACGTCGATGGGCTATCCCGACCGGGCGGGCGAACTCGAACTCATCGACCGACGGGCGGGCCGGACCGCGATGATGCCGACCGTCGAGTCAGTCGTCACTGCGGAGGAAGTCACACAGCTCCGATCGCTCCCGGAACACGTCGACATGAAGACAAACGTGCGTGAGTACCTCGTCGATCTGGCACGGAGAAGTCGGGAGGACCCACGTGTCGACGTCGGGGTCTCCCCGCGTGGCATCCAGCGGTTCTTCGAGGCCGCCCGGGCACGGGCGCTGGTCGCGGGACGGACGTACGTCGCCCCCGATGACGTCAAGGCCATCGCCCCCGCGGTCATGACGCATCGACTGGTGTTGACCGCCGAAGCCGGCATCCGCGATGTCGAGGCGAGCAACGTCGTGGCTGACATCCTCGATAACGTCGACGTCCCCGGCGCGACGGCCCAGGCCGAGGATTAG
- a CDS encoding HalOD1 output domain-containing protein, giving the protein MSMGDRYIIPESAGDEWVRPQPVDELVVDAVLENTDYDEDDLDSLSSYVDIEALVELFDDDTDATDLSFSVEDHEVTVHHTGDVDVHAQS; this is encoded by the coding sequence ATGAGTATGGGAGACCGCTATATCATTCCCGAAAGTGCGGGCGACGAATGGGTGCGCCCACAGCCCGTCGACGAACTCGTCGTCGACGCCGTCCTCGAAAACACTGACTACGACGAAGACGACCTGGACTCGCTCTCGTCGTACGTCGACATCGAAGCGCTAGTCGAGCTGTTCGACGACGACACCGACGCGACTGACCTCTCCTTTAGCGTCGAGGACCACGAAGTGACTGTCCATCACACCGGCGACGTCGACGTCCACGCCCAATCCTGA